A region of Mustela nigripes isolate SB6536 chromosome 18, MUSNIG.SB6536, whole genome shotgun sequence DNA encodes the following proteins:
- the ZNF703 gene encoding zinc finger protein 703 — translation MSDSPAGSNPRTPESSGSGSGGGGKRPAVPAAVSLLPPADPLRQANRLPIRVLKMLSAHTGHLLHPEYLQPLSSTPVSPIELDAKKSPLALLAQTCSQIGKPDPPPSSKLNSVAAAANGLGAEKDPGRTAAGAASASAALKQLGDSPAEDKSSFKPYSKGTGGADSRKDSGSSSVSSTSSSSSLSPGDKAGFRVPSAACTPFPPHGAPVSASSSSSPGGSRGGSPHHSDCKNGGGGGGGDLDKKDQEPKPSPEAAAVSRGSGGEPSAHGGGAEAGSSGRKSEPPSALVGAGHVAPVSPYKPGHSVFPLPPSSIGYHGSIVGAYAGYPSQFVPGLDPSKSSLVGGQLSGGLGLPPGKPPSSSPLTGASPPSFLQGLCRDPYCLGGYHSASHLGGSSCSTCSAHDPAGPSLKAGGYPLVYPGHPLQPAALSSSAAQAALPGHPLYTYGFMLQNEPLPHSCNWVAASGPCDKRFATSEELLSHLRTHTALPGAEKLLAAYPGASGLGSAAAAAAAAASCHLHLPPPTAPGSPGSLSLRSPHTLGLSRYHPYGKSHLSTAGGLAVPSLPTAGPYYSPYALYGQRLASASALGYQ, via the exons ATGAGCGATTCGCCCGCTGGATCTAACCCAAGGACACCCGAAagcagcggcagcggcagcggcggcggtggGAAGAGGCCGGCGGTGCCGGCGGCGGTGTCCCTCTTGCCCCCGGCGGACCCCCTGCGCCAGGCGAACCGGCTCCCTATCAGGGTCCTGAAGATGCTGAGCGCTCACACCGGCCACCTCCTGCACCCGGAGTACCTGCAGCCGCTGTCCTCCACTCCCGTCAGCCCCATTGAG CTGGACGCCAAGAAGAGTCCATTGGCGCTGCTGGCCCAGACTTGCTCGCAGATCGGCAAGCCGGACCCACCGCCCTCGTCCAAGCTCAACTCGGTAGCAGCGGCGGCCAACGGGCTGGGAGCCGAAAAGGACCCTGGCCGCACCGCCGCGGGAGCTGCCTCCGCGTCTGCGGCCCTCAAGCAGCTGGGGGACTCCCCTGCAGAGGACAAGTCCAGCTTCAAGCCCTACTCCAAGGGCACCGGCGGCGCCGACTCCCGTAAAGACAGCGGATCCTCCTCGGTGTCCTCCACCTCTTCCTCATCCTCCCTGTCTCCGGGAGACAAGGCGGGCTTCAGGGTCCCCAGCGCCGCCTGCACGCCCTTTCCCCCGCATGGAGCGCCGGTCTCtgcgtcgtcgtcgtcgtcgccTGGTGGCTCCCGGGGCGGCTCCCCGCACCACTCTGACTGCAAGAACGGCGGTGGGGGTGGCGGCGGGGACCTGGACAAGAAAGACCAGGAGCCCAAGCCCAGCCCGGAGGCTGCGGCAGTGAGCCGAGGCAGCGGTGGGGAGCCCAGCGCCCATGGGGGTGGCGCGGAGGCTGGGTCCTCCGGGCGCAAGTCCGAGCCGCCCTCGGCGCTGGTGGGGGCCGGCCACGTGGCGCCGGTGTCCCCCTACAAACCGGGCCACTCCGTGTTCCCGCTGCCACCCTCCAGCATCGGCTACCACGGCTCCATCGTGGGCGCTTACGCCGGCTACCCGTCCCAGTTCGTGCCTGGCCTGGATCCTAGCAAGTCCAGCCTCGTAGGAGGCCAGCTGTCGGGGGGCCTGGGCCTGCCACCGGGCAAGCCCCCCAGCTCCAGCCCGCTCACCGGGGCCTCCCCGCCCTCGTTCCTGCAGGGATTATGCCGCGACCCCTACTGCCTGGGAGGTTACCACAGCGCCTCGCACCTCGGTGGCTCCAGCTGCTCCACTTGCAGCGCGCATGACCCCGCAGGGCCCAGCCTGAAGGCGGGGGGATACCCGCTGGTATACCCCGGGCACCCGCTGCAGCCCGCTGCGCTCTCGTCCAGCGCCGCCCAGGCCGCGCTTCCCGGCCACCCGCTCTACACCTACGGCTTCATGCTGCAGAACGAACCGCTGCCGCACAGCTGCAACTGGGTGGCGGCCAGCGGGCCGTGTGACAAGCGCTTCGCCACCTCGGAGGAGCTGCTCAGCCACCTACGGACTCACACGGCCCTGCCGGGCGCGGAGAAACTTCTGGCCGCCTACCCCGGGGCTTCGGGCCTGGGAagcgccgccgcagccgccgcagcgGCAGCCTCCTGCCACCTGCACCTCCCCCCGCCCACCGCCCCGGGAAGCCCCGGGTCGCTGTCATTGCGGAGTCCACACACTTTGGGGCTAAGCCGGTACCACCCCTATGGCAAGAGCCACTTATCCACAGCCGGGGGCCTGGCcgtgccctccctccccacagccgGACCCTACTACTCACCGTATGCGCTGTACGGACAGAGACTAGCCTCAGCCTCCGCACTGGGATACCAGTAA